The following proteins are co-located in the Paralichthys olivaceus isolate ysfri-2021 chromosome 10, ASM2471397v2, whole genome shotgun sequence genome:
- the LOC138411905 gene encoding zinc finger MYM-type protein 1-like yields the protein MEIIPMEREFDSERERDRMSSQTGDDEGTGEEGRELGPFPNHPNVKVIPSQTLSNKTLYFQEKWFKDHTWLHYSPSVKGVLCYYCAKYFAAQKSKLASKADSAFVKTGFNNWKKALEKFSAHKDSQCHKLAVMTRLQEPKTVNVQLSRELERQQQQARRNLMKIAGGVQYLARQGLAFQGDEKESGNFSQLLKYKAKGDAELTNWLKRQFDFTSPKMQNELLQLMANTIIKKIVSDITSMPVVQFALIIDGTQDVSGVEQESICVCFVDADLQPKEEFLGLYEVLSTTGENIAKVACDVMTRLDLPLSQLRGQTYDGAANMAGRWQGVQAILRAQQPLAVYCHCGPHCVNLITQAACLSSPLVRDSMALVHELGGFFNQSGKFKLVFQEIAKSEHGFTSLKPLCPTRWTVRTPAIHSVLRQYESVLTALEEMASSSSSETSAKANGLHGAFLKGNTVLGLVMAEDLMGDLECLNTSLQHRKQTVSGMLKAVDHVKTSMQEKRTEEHFDVLFSKATAMATKLDLQPIQMPHIRKPTKRYTGQASAHIHPDAQSFYRAQFYNTLDTVNTQFIERFDQAGFHKLQQLENVLLQGTIDEVVDQYPELNPQLLQVQLAMFAANYTYETSSDVVSIMHDMVPEVRSLFSQVEALLRLLLIVPASSAEAERSFSALRRLKTWLRSSMTQSRLNHVAICHVHQRKLDELDLEDICQSFISANDRRKKAFGSFSR from the exons atggag ATCATACCCATGGAGAGGGAGtttgacagtgagagagaaagagatagaatGAGCAGCCAGACAGGCGATGATGAGGGCactggagaggaagggagggagctTGGACCTTTCCCAAATCATCCAAATGTGAAAGTCATACCGAGTCAAACCCTATCAAATAAAACACTCTACTTTCAGGAGAAGTGGTTTAAAGATCATACATGGCTCCATTACAGCCCCTCTGTAAAGGGTGTTCTCTGTTACTATTGTGCTAAATACTTTGCAGCACAAAAGTCCAAGCTTGCATCAAAAGCAGATTCAGCATTTGTCAAGACTGGCTTTAACAACTGGAAGAAGGCACTGGAGAAATTTAGTGCACATAAAGACAGCCAGTGTCACAAATTAGCTGTGATGACTAGGCTTCAGGAGCCAAAGACTGTTAATGTGCAACTTTCACGTGAGCTTGAAAGACAGCAGCAACAAGCAAGGAGAAATCTTATGAAGATTGCTGGGGGTGTGCAGTACTTGGCACGGCAAGGTCTGGCTTTTCAAGGCGATGAGAAGGAGAGTGGGAATTTCAGCCAGCTTCTAAAGTACAAGGCAAAAGGTGATGCAGAGCTGACCAACTGGCTAAAACGTCAGTTTGATTTCACCAGTCCCAAAATGCAGAATGAACTGTTGCAGCTGATGGCCAATACAATcatcaaaaaaattgtgtcagACATAACATCAATGCCAGTGGTCCAGTTCGCACTTATCATTGATGGAACCCAGGATGTGTCAGGTGTTGAGCAGGAGTCAATATGTGTGTGCTTTGTAGATGCAGATCTACAACCAAAGGAAGAATTCCTGGGACTCTACGAGGTGTTATCAACAACAGGGGAAAATATAGCCAAGGTGGCTTGTGATGTGATGACGCGTCTAGACCTTCCTCTGTCTCAACTCCGAGGACAAACTTATGATGGTGCCGCAAACATGGCTGGACGATGGCAGGGAGTGCAAGCCATATTAAGGGCACAACAACCACTGGCTGTGTACTGTCACTGTGGTCCACATTGCGTGAACTTAATTACACAGGCTGCCTGTCTATCATCTCCACTTGTGAGAGATTCAATGGCTCTGGTCCATGAATTGGGGGGCTTCTTTAACCAATCTGGCAAGTTCAAGTTGGTATTCCAGGAAATTGCCAAATCGGAGCATGGTTTCACCTCATTGAAGCCTCTCTGTCCAACCAGGTGGACTGTTCGCACCCCTGCCATCCACTCAGTTCTAAGGCAGTATGAGTCAGTGCTGACAGCCCTAGAAGAAATGGCATCAAGCAGCTCATCTGAGACGTCAGCTAAGGCTAATGGTCTTCATGGAGCATTTCTAAAAGGCAACACTGTGCTCGGCCTTGTAATGGCTGAGGACCTGATGGGGGATCTGGAATGCCTGAACACCTCCCTGCAGCATAGGAAACAGACAGTTTCAGGCATGTTGAAAGCTGTGGACCATGtaaaaacaagcatgcaggaaAAGCGAACAGAGGAACACTTTGATGTCTTGTTCTCAAAAGCAACTGCTATGGCAACAAAGTTGGACCTGCAACCAATTCAGATGCCTCATATCCGCAAACCTACAAAGCGTTACACTGGTCAGGCTTCAGCCCATATCCATCCTGATGCCCAGTCCTTCTACAGAGCCCAATTCTACAACACCTTGGACACAGTGAATACTCAATTCATAGAGAGGTTCGATCAAGCTGGATTCCACAAACTTCAGCAGCTTGAAAATGTGCTTCTACAGGGAACCATTGATGAGGTTGTGGACCAGTATCCCGAATTGAATCCACAACTGCTTCAAGTACAGCTGGCCATGTTCGCAGCCAATTACACTTATGAAACAAGCTCAGATGTTGTCAGCATTATGCATGACATGGTGCCAGAAGTCCGAAGTCTGTTCAGCCAGGTGGAGGCTTTACTAAGGCTCCTGCTCATCGTCCCTGCATCCTCAgcagaggctgagaggagctTTAGCGCACTACGAAGGCTCAAGACATGGCTCAGATCCTCCATGACGCAAAGCAGGCTGAATCATGTTGCTATCTGTCATGTGCACCAGAGGAAGCTGGACGAACTGGACCTGGAAGATATATGCCAATCTTTCATCAGTGCCAATGATAGACGCAAAAAGGCGTTTGGGTCCTTTTCTAggtag